The genome window GATAATCTTTATTTTTACGCCAAAGGGCATGGTCATGTGCATGCAATCCGGGATTATAGTGGTGTGAGATTGGGTAAGAAGCAGTTTCTGGTCCGGATGGGCAACGAGAAATATGCTTCCTATGAGCAGTATTCGGCTACTTCTGCGATTTCCAGTTATTCCTCATTTGTAAATCAAAATGGCAACTTGCAAAATTTGGAGAGTAATGTCAAAGTGATCTTAAAGCGAAGATCCATTTTCTTTTTAATCGATAAGAATGAACGTGTTATGTTTGCCACGCGGCCCAATCTTCTCAAAATTTATCCCAAAAACAAAAGAAAGCTTAACGAATATCTCCGTGAGAACGAGACCAGTTTCGAGAAAGAAGCGAATCTGAAAAAAGTGCTGGAATTTGCCAGCAGTCTCGAATAACCTTGAATTGAGCGATTTTTGAGACGTATAATGTGGATCGGAGGCTTGGAATGATTTTTTAGGTTTCCCTGAAAACTTATTCTCTATGAAGGAAAACGTCTCCAAGATCCTCGTTTGGGTATTATTACTGATTGCGATTCCAGCCGGTTTGTATTTCGGCAAAACCTTTCTCGCGCCACTTGCTATCGGCGCCGTTCTCTCCATGATGCTCATTCCGATAATGGACTGGCTGATGTCGAAAGGCCTTGCCAAGGGCTGGGCAGTTGCCGGAAGCACGGTAACATTGCTGCTGTTCCTGGTTTTTCTGGGATCGCTGATTACCATTCAGGTTAAAATGATATCCAAGGACTGGCCGGAAATTGAGAAAAAGTCAGTGCAGTATCTGGAAGACGGACAAAAATTTATAGAAGACAAGACAGGGCTGGATCCCGACGAGCAGCTTGCTCAGGCGAAAACAATGGTGTCCAAGCTGGGAAGCGGCAGTCCGGCGGCCATCGGTTCGGTAGGAGGTGCCATTGCCAATGTGATCCTCATTATTGTCTATGTAGTGCTGTTACTTTCGCAGCGGGAGCGTTTTAAGGAGTTTATCTTGATTAATTTCCCTAAACAGGACCATGTGCGCGTGCGTAAAGCATTGAAAGATATTCGCAAAACATCCGGCGGTTATTTCTACGGAATGTTAAAGGCAATGATCATCCTCGCCATCCTTTACGGAACCGGTTTTATGATCGGAGGCGTTAAATATGCATTTTTGCTGGCGCTGATTGCGGCGGTTTTCTCATTTATTCCTTACGTAGGAAATGCGATAGGCGGTGGATTGGCAGCTTTGTTAGCCTTGGTTTCAGGCGGTCCGTCGAGCGTTTTAGTTGTGGTCATAGTCATGTTTGCTGCCCAGATGATCGATAATTACATCACCCAGCCTTATGTCGTAGGGAAAGAAGTGGATCTCAACCCGTTCATGACCATTACTTCGGTTGTTGCTTTCGGGGTGCTATGGGGCGTTGCGGGAGCTATAATCGCCATTCCGATCACAGGGATTTTGCGGGTCGCATTTCAATATTTGCCTCATACCAAATCACTGGCTTTCCTGATGGGGAATGAAAAGCCAGTGATGGATCTTGAAGGCGTGAAGCATCAGGTAGATGAACGAAACAGCGCTTAGGCAATAGCCTGGCGCGTTTCCAGCTCATTCCTCCTACATTAATATGTTATTAACAGCCTTGATGGGCGCCGGAATGTTTTCCTCATTCAGCATTTCGCGGAGATCAATTTCAATGGTGCGGCAAATCGCTGTCATTGGAACATCGTTGATCGCATTCTCGAATGGGTTTTCGCTCGTGTCACCCACGACTTCCATGGTGTAAAACACCCAGCCGATGATGATATAGCTCGGGATCGCAAGCCATACCAGATTTTCGCCCAGTTTAGCGAATTCGCCGATGAGTCCGAAAGGTAAAATGGCGAGAAAAAGCCAGACAAAAACTTTGGAGAAAAAGGCATACTGGCGTGGAAACGGGAAGTTTTTGATCCTT of Dyadobacter chenhuakuii contains these proteins:
- a CDS encoding AI-2E family transporter, which encodes MKENVSKILVWVLLLIAIPAGLYFGKTFLAPLAIGAVLSMMLIPIMDWLMSKGLAKGWAVAGSTVTLLLFLVFLGSLITIQVKMISKDWPEIEKKSVQYLEDGQKFIEDKTGLDPDEQLAQAKTMVSKLGSGSPAAIGSVGGAIANVILIIVYVVLLLSQRERFKEFILINFPKQDHVRVRKALKDIRKTSGGYFYGMLKAMIILAILYGTGFMIGGVKYAFLLALIAAVFSFIPYVGNAIGGGLAALLALVSGGPSSVLVVVIVMFAAQMIDNYITQPYVVGKEVDLNPFMTITSVVAFGVLWGVAGAIIAIPITGILRVAFQYLPHTKSLAFLMGNEKPVMDLEGVKHQVDERNSA